A single region of the Clostridia bacterium genome encodes:
- a CDS encoding insulinase family protein: MSEIIGLNGGLRLAYMNIPYVHSVSVGVFVKTGSRDEILEKNGIAHFTEHVMFKGTERRSAFQIVSETDALGANVNAFTSKEMTAYYFQCIDDTVDACADVLSDILLHSVFPAEELEKERGVILEEISMVEDTPDDLSQEKCAKAFWGEDPLARPILGPAENVKSFTADDVRSFVAEHYVSENIVVAVCGNISRERAIELVYKYFDFPSRKEAHDARPMPIGVGGKIESAIKDVEQANVTFAFPSFSYVSKEVPSLAILSTALGGGMSSRLFQEIREKQGLVYSVYTFPSLYEDAGAFCLYFGTNPKKLRKAADGVRKCLSDAILSGIDEEEFFRAKQQVRGSLVMGEERCLNVLRAMAKCALFKNEPYSIDKSLSEVEAVSLSDVNGLLPRVFDFARAGVGYVGRKPSFDLEEMIK, from the coding sequence ATGAGTGAAATTATAGGCTTGAACGGCGGTTTACGCCTTGCATATATGAATATCCCGTACGTGCACTCTGTGTCGGTCGGCGTGTTCGTAAAAACAGGTAGCAGAGACGAGATCCTCGAAAAGAACGGGATTGCGCATTTTACCGAGCACGTTATGTTTAAGGGGACGGAGCGTCGCTCCGCGTTTCAAATCGTTTCGGAGACGGATGCTCTCGGCGCAAACGTGAACGCTTTTACCTCGAAAGAGATGACCGCATATTATTTTCAGTGTATCGACGACACGGTGGACGCTTGCGCGGACGTTCTTTCCGATATCCTTTTGCATTCGGTTTTCCCTGCGGAAGAGCTTGAAAAAGAGCGCGGCGTAATTCTCGAAGAGATCAGTATGGTCGAAGATACGCCGGACGATCTCTCGCAGGAAAAATGCGCCAAGGCGTTTTGGGGAGAAGATCCTCTCGCGCGCCCGATCCTCGGACCCGCGGAGAACGTTAAAAGTTTTACGGCGGACGACGTCCGTTCTTTTGTCGCCGAGCATTACGTTTCGGAGAATATCGTGGTCGCCGTTTGCGGCAATATTTCCCGCGAGAGGGCGATCGAACTCGTTTATAAATATTTTGATTTTCCTTCGAGAAAAGAAGCGCACGATGCGCGCCCCATGCCGATCGGCGTCGGCGGCAAGATCGAAAGCGCGATCAAGGACGTCGAGCAGGCGAACGTTACCTTTGCCTTCCCGTCTTTTTCTTACGTCTCGAAAGAAGTCCCGTCTCTCGCGATTTTGAGCACCGCGCTCGGCGGTGGTATGAGCAGCAGGCTTTTTCAGGAGATCCGCGAAAAGCAGGGGTTGGTCTATTCGGTCTACACGTTCCCTTCGCTCTATGAAGACGCGGGCGCGTTTTGTTTGTACTTCGGGACGAACCCCAAGAAGCTCCGCAAAGCGGCGGACGGCGTTCGGAAATGCTTGTCGGACGCGATCCTTTCGGGGATCGACGAAGAAGAGTTTTTCCGCGCGAAGCAGCAAGTCCGCGGTTCTTTGGTGATGGGCGAGGAGCGGTGTCTGAACGTCCTTCGCGCGATGGCGAAATGCGCGCTGTTCAAAAACGAACCGTATTCCATCGATAAGAGTTTATCGGAAGTCGAAGCCGTTTCGCTTTCGGACGTGAACGGGCTTTTGCCCCGCGTGTTCGACTTCGCGCGCGCAGGCGTCGGCTACGTCGGCAGGAAGCCTTCGTTCGATTTGGAGGAAATGATTAAATGA
- a CDS encoding polysaccharide deacetylase family protein, translating to MKRVSTDPNQVKPLRRKTADILSACAVFLTISALLLATVFASPTRKETVKASGFAIYKGTTNENKAAMMFNVYEKSENVLKILEILRNYSAKATFFIGGIWAEKNAETLLEISVSGNELGCHGYLHRDHSKMTVEQNKEEIVLCTRLVKNVTGVSIKLFAPPSGAYGAATEEACKALGQKLILWTKDTIDWRDKDEDLLVRRATKKIEKGDLILMHPKDQTIAALPRIIEAYKAAGFDLVTVSEALS from the coding sequence ATGAAAAGAGTATCGACCGACCCGAATCAAGTCAAACCGCTTCGCCGAAAAACCGCGGATATCCTTTCCGCTTGCGCCGTTTTTCTGACGATCTCCGCCCTGCTTCTCGCGACCGTTTTCGCGTCGCCCACGAGAAAAGAAACCGTCAAAGCAAGCGGATTCGCGATCTATAAAGGAACCACGAACGAGAATAAAGCCGCGATGATGTTCAACGTCTACGAAAAATCGGAAAACGTTTTGAAAATTCTGGAAATTCTTCGGAATTATTCGGCAAAAGCAACCTTTTTTATCGGCGGGATCTGGGCGGAGAAAAATGCGGAAACATTGCTTGAAATCTCCGTCTCCGGAAATGAACTCGGTTGCCACGGCTATCTGCACCGCGACCACTCGAAAATGACCGTCGAACAGAATAAAGAAGAAATCGTGCTTTGCACGAGACTTGTAAAAAACGTAACGGGCGTTTCGATCAAGCTTTTCGCCCCGCCTTCGGGCGCATACGGAGCAGCCACCGAGGAAGCCTGCAAAGCGCTCGGGCAAAAGCTCATTTTATGGACGAAAGACACGATCGACTGGCGGGATAAAGACGAAGATCTCCTCGTTCGACGCGCCACGAAAAAGATCGAAAAAGGCGACCTCATTCTGATGCATCCGAAAGATCAAACGATCGCCGCCCTGCCTCGCATCATCGAAGCCTACAAAGCCGCCGGCTTCGACCTCGTCACCGTCAGCGAAGCACTGAGTTGA
- a CDS encoding TM2 domain-containing protein translates to MEEKKAQDVLLSNLSLIPKDKVLYFKEALNRADDECYEKLLQTSLKNPSTVLLLSIFLGWAGVDRFFISDIALGIIKLLFIPIIFLLVFLVALFLDPVWIQFCTLIGMFGYNVFLIIDIFLCYAKVKTKNYKKMMSVLDPTEY, encoded by the coding sequence ATGGAAGAAAAAAAGGCGCAAGATGTATTGCTGTCGAATCTCTCGTTGATTCCGAAAGATAAAGTGTTGTATTTCAAGGAAGCGTTGAATCGTGCTGATGACGAATGTTACGAAAAACTGTTGCAAACGTCCTTAAAAAATCCGTCAACCGTATTGTTGCTTTCGATATTTTTAGGGTGGGCTGGCGTTGACCGATTCTTTATAAGTGATATTGCGCTCGGTATTATAAAATTGCTTTTTATCCCAATCATATTTTTGCTTGTATTTCTTGTGGCTTTGTTTTTGGATCCGGTTTGGATTCAATTTTGCACTTTAATCGGGATGTTCGGTTATAATGTTTTTTTGATTATCGACATTTTTCTTTGTTATGCGAAAGTAAAGACAAAAAACTACAAAAAAATGATGTCCGTCTTAGATCCAACAGAATATTAA
- a CDS encoding helix-turn-helix transcriptional regulator yields MCTLSNAEEVMTLRILEILSEKGKTKYWLYNQLGLSYQNFNNIVNNKTTGIKFENLKAICDILECTPNDLFVEYHNA; encoded by the coding sequence ATGTGTACATTATCTAATGCGGAGGAAGTTATGACGCTTCGTATTCTCGAAATCCTTTCCGAAAAAGGAAAAACAAAGTATTGGCTCTACAATCAACTCGGTTTAAGCTATCAAAATTTCAACAATATCGTGAATAACAAAACGACGGGGATCAAGTTCGAAAATTTGAAAGCGATCTGCGATATTCTCGAATGCACTCCGAACGATTTATTCGTCGAGTATCATAACGCATAG
- a CDS encoding polyribonucleotide nucleotidyltransferase — translation MERKIYKTQIGGREVSVEVGAYCEQANGSCLVRCGDTAVLTNVTMAAAPRDGIDFFPLGVDFEEKMYAVGKIPGGFKKREGRPSDKAILVSRLIDRPIRPLFPKGLFNDVAVVCTAMSVDTDIPPEVYAMLGSSIALSISDIPWGGPTGSVVVGYVDGKYIINPNSAEREKSRLHLSLSGTKDAIMMVEAGASEITEEEMLGAILFGHEEIKKIVAFIESIQADCGKPKTTKVDMYTVPEEISKAVREYASEKMDAVLSHFDRYERQAVEDELDKEVQEHFADIFPGCKREVFDAMYALKKEKVRAKIINDGVRPDGRSLKEIRPIWCEVGVMPRVHGTGVFTRGSTQALTTCTLGTISEAQKLESLDDDVFKRYMHHYNMPPYSTGEAKQLKSPGRREIGHGALAERALEPVLPSEQDFPYAIRTVSEILSSNGSTSQASICGSTLALMDAGVPIKAPVAGIAMGLIKDVASGKVAVMSDIQGLEDFLGDMDFKVAGTREGITAIQMDIKIKGIDEQILRTALAQAKEGREFILGKMLAVLPEPRKELSKYAPKIISFSIDPDKVREVIGSGGKTINKIIEETGVKIDISDDNVVFIASPDSASADKAKKIIDAICKDPEKGDVYEGRVARIIPIGAFVEIAPGKDGMIHISKLSSERVEKVEDVVNIGDLVRVKVIKIDDKKRIDLRLMEILEKAE, via the coding sequence ATGGAAAGAAAAATTTACAAAACTCAAATCGGAGGCAGAGAAGTCAGCGTAGAAGTCGGCGCGTACTGCGAGCAGGCGAACGGCTCCTGCCTCGTAAGATGCGGCGACACCGCCGTTCTTACCAACGTAACGATGGCGGCAGCCCCGCGCGACGGGATCGACTTTTTCCCTCTCGGCGTTGACTTCGAAGAAAAGATGTACGCCGTGGGCAAGATCCCCGGCGGCTTCAAGAAGAGAGAAGGCCGTCCTTCCGACAAGGCGATCCTCGTCAGCCGTTTGATCGACAGACCGATCCGTCCTTTGTTCCCGAAGGGCTTGTTTAACGACGTCGCGGTCGTCTGCACCGCGATGAGCGTGGACACCGATATCCCGCCCGAGGTCTATGCGATGCTCGGCAGCTCGATCGCTCTTTCGATCTCCGATATTCCGTGGGGCGGGCCGACCGGCTCCGTCGTCGTCGGATACGTGGACGGAAAGTATATCATCAACCCGAATTCCGCAGAGAGAGAAAAGAGCCGTTTGCACCTTTCTTTGTCCGGAACGAAGGACGCGATCATGATGGTCGAAGCGGGCGCGAGCGAGATCACCGAAGAAGAAATGCTCGGCGCGATCCTGTTCGGTCACGAAGAGATCAAAAAGATCGTCGCGTTCATCGAGAGCATCCAAGCGGATTGCGGCAAGCCGAAGACGACGAAAGTCGATATGTACACCGTCCCCGAGGAGATCTCCAAGGCGGTTCGCGAGTACGCTTCCGAGAAGATGGACGCCGTCCTTTCTCACTTCGACAGATATGAAAGACAAGCCGTCGAAGACGAGCTTGATAAAGAAGTGCAAGAGCATTTCGCCGATATCTTCCCCGGCTGCAAGAGGGAAGTGTTCGACGCGATGTACGCCCTCAAAAAGGAAAAAGTCCGTGCGAAGATCATCAACGACGGCGTTCGTCCGGACGGCAGATCCCTTAAAGAGATTCGCCCGATTTGGTGCGAAGTCGGCGTAATGCCCCGCGTCCACGGAACGGGTGTCTTTACCCGCGGTTCGACGCAGGCTTTGACGACTTGTACCCTCGGCACGATCAGCGAAGCGCAAAAACTCGAAAGCTTGGATGACGACGTCTTCAAGAGATATATGCACCATTACAATATGCCGCCGTACTCCACGGGCGAAGCGAAGCAGCTCAAAAGCCCGGGCAGACGTGAGATCGGCCACGGCGCTCTCGCGGAAAGGGCTCTCGAACCCGTCCTCCCGAGCGAGCAGGATTTCCCCTATGCGATCCGCACGGTTTCCGAGATCCTGAGCTCCAACGGCTCCACCTCGCAGGCAAGTATCTGCGGCAGCACCCTCGCTCTTATGGACGCGGGTGTTCCGATCAAAGCTCCGGTCGCAGGTATCGCGATGGGTCTTATTAAAGACGTCGCGAGCGGCAAAGTCGCCGTTATGAGCGATATCCAAGGTTTGGAAGACTTCCTCGGCGATATGGACTTCAAAGTTGCAGGTACCCGCGAAGGTATCACCGCGATCCAAATGGATATCAAGATCAAAGGTATCGACGAGCAGATCCTCCGCACCGCGCTCGCGCAAGCGAAAGAGGGCAGAGAGTTCATTCTCGGAAAGATGCTCGCCGTTCTCCCCGAACCGCGCAAAGAACTTTCCAAGTATGCTCCGAAGATCATTTCCTTCTCCATCGATCCCGATAAGGTTCGCGAAGTCATCGGCAGCGGCGGCAAGACGATCAATAAGATCATCGAAGAGACCGGCGTAAAGATCGACATCAGCGACGATAACGTCGTCTTCATCGCCAGCCCGGACAGCGCAAGCGCGGATAAAGCGAAGAAGATCATCGACGCGATCTGCAAGGATCCCGAGAAGGGCGACGTCTACGAAGGCAGAGTCGCGCGCATCATCCCGATCGGCGCGTTCGTCGAGATCGCTCCCGGTAAGGACGGTATGATCCATATCAGCAAGCTCTCTTCCGAGAGAGTGGAAAAGGTCGAAGACGTCGTCAATATCGGTGACCTCGTCCGCGTCAAAGTCATCAAGATCGATGACAAAAAGAGAATCGATCTTCGCTTGATGGAGATCCTCGAAAAGGCGGAATAA
- the rpsO gene encoding 30S ribosomal protein S15, with protein MEKSEIIAKYARSEGDTGSPEVQIALLTARIEALNAHLAVHKKDNHGRRGLLEMVGTRKKLLTYLKNKDINRYRELIAALGLRK; from the coding sequence ATGGAAAAAAGCGAAATCATTGCAAAGTACGCACGCAGCGAAGGCGATACCGGTTCTCCCGAAGTCCAAATCGCTCTTCTTACCGCGAGGATCGAAGCGTTGAACGCGCACCTCGCCGTCCATAAGAAAGATAACCACGGTCGCCGCGGTTTGCTCGAAATGGTCGGGACGAGAAAGAAGCTCCTCACCTATTTGAAGAATAAAGATATCAATCGTTACAGAGAATTGATCGCGGCGCTCGGTCTCAGAAAGTAA
- the hemZ gene encoding coproporphyrinogen dehydrogenase HemZ, with product MQPDLGSVMKISIETSGETYAHELEDVVRAFEPFAALTPEGEKIFADVTASGRVAETVIKCKNYPNVSRKYDLEENLSPLLLKRQLKRFLKRDFYDFLSSILKRDLSYGSLTGIRPTKLYYELIEEKKDPEEELKTFFRVSEEKARLVKTIVETQKGIYGEETDQYDFFVNIPFCPSRCHYCSFLSEVINPKKGNLPLYVDALIRDILSAVPKRKRRAIYVGGGTPTSLSPELLDRVLAAIDAKGEEFTVEAGRPETLTPEKVAVMAARGVTRVSVNPQTFKQETLDLIGRRHTVEDIYRAYGIVRDGGSFDVNMDFITMLPGESFEDFRYSLDQAIDLAPENITVHSLSIKRGSIFAEKKYDNFSDTDAERMSSYAMNTLEKAGYSPYYMYRQKNTTGRLENVGYAKKGKICKYNVDIMEETHDVYASGAGAISKRIFGDGLIKRLAEVKDIKGYLERIDEILAKKIDFFKD from the coding sequence ATGCAACCCGATCTTGGATCTGTTATGAAAATTTCGATCGAAACGAGCGGCGAAACTTACGCTCACGAACTCGAAGACGTCGTCCGCGCCTTCGAGCCTTTTGCCGCGCTCACTCCCGAAGGGGAAAAGATCTTCGCCGACGTGACCGCGTCCGGACGTGTCGCGGAAACCGTCATAAAATGCAAAAATTATCCGAACGTTTCGCGAAAGTACGATTTGGAAGAAAACCTTTCTCCGCTGCTTTTGAAGCGGCAACTCAAACGGTTTTTGAAGCGCGATTTTTACGATTTTCTTTCCTCGATCTTGAAAAGGGATCTGTCCTACGGATCGCTGACCGGGATCCGCCCGACCAAACTTTATTACGAACTCATCGAGGAGAAAAAGGATCCCGAGGAAGAGCTGAAAACTTTCTTCCGCGTGTCGGAAGAAAAGGCGCGCCTCGTCAAAACCATCGTCGAGACGCAAAAGGGGATCTACGGCGAGGAAACGGATCAATACGATTTCTTCGTCAATATTCCGTTTTGCCCGAGCCGCTGTCATTATTGCAGCTTTCTTTCCGAAGTCATCAATCCGAAAAAAGGGAATTTGCCGCTTTACGTCGACGCGTTGATCCGCGATATCCTTTCTGCCGTGCCGAAGAGAAAGCGCCGCGCGATCTACGTCGGCGGTGGGACTCCGACTTCGCTTTCTCCCGAGCTTTTGGATCGCGTCCTCGCGGCGATCGACGCGAAAGGGGAAGAATTTACCGTCGAGGCGGGCAGACCCGAGACCCTGACTCCCGAAAAAGTCGCGGTCATGGCGGCGCGCGGCGTTACGCGCGTTTCGGTCAATCCGCAGACTTTCAAGCAGGAAACCTTGGACCTCATCGGTCGCCGTCATACGGTGGAAGACATTTATCGGGCGTATGGAATCGTCCGCGACGGAGGTTCGTTCGACGTCAATATGGATTTCATAACGATGCTTCCCGGCGAGTCTTTCGAAGATTTCCGCTATTCGCTCGATCAGGCGATCGACCTTGCCCCCGAGAATATCACCGTTCATTCGCTTTCGATCAAGCGCGGCAGTATTTTCGCGGAGAAAAAGTACGATAATTTCAGCGATACGGACGCCGAAAGGATGTCTTCCTACGCGATGAACACGCTTGAAAAAGCCGGTTATTCTCCATACTATATGTATCGTCAGAAGAACACGACGGGGCGGCTCGAAAACGTCGGATACGCGAAAAAAGGCAAGATCTGTAAATATAACGTCGATATTATGGAAGAGACGCACGACGTCTACGCGTCCGGCGCGGGCGCGATCTCCAAGCGCATTTTCGGCGACGGGCTGATCAAGCGTCTCGCGGAAGTAAAGGACATCAAGGGCTATCTCGAACGCATCGACGAGATCCTCGCGAAAAAAATCGATTTTTTCAAGGACTAA
- a CDS encoding MBL fold metallo-hydrolase, translating to MKTYKLIGEYLGENTFLLEKEGKILVIDPGASSERIFSAANALGGEIVAAILTHGHADHALGAAGLRKAGVPIWISEKEKDLLNGRANLALALGFSFEIVSDVCLWSGENPLVLLPFSIEVIETPGHTAGGVCYLIEGNLYSGDTLFCLSYGNVNFPTGDEQDLLCSIANELFELPDETPVYCGHSNGFPEKEIAPGVFEAAPDTKIGTEKVCNPILDLL from the coding sequence ATGAAAACGTATAAACTGATCGGCGAATATCTCGGAGAAAACACCTTTCTCCTCGAAAAAGAGGGAAAGATCCTCGTGATCGACCCCGGCGCTTCTTCGGAGCGGATCTTTTCGGCGGCGAATGCGCTCGGAGGGGAGATCGTCGCGGCGATCCTGACGCACGGTCACGCGGATCACGCGCTCGGCGCGGCGGGACTTCGAAAAGCGGGCGTCCCGATTTGGATCTCCGAAAAGGAAAAAGACCTGCTGAACGGCAGGGCGAATCTTGCGCTCGCGCTCGGGTTCTCTTTTGAAATAGTTTCGGACGTTTGCTTGTGGAGCGGGGAAAACCCACTCGTTTTGCTTCCGTTTTCGATCGAAGTCATCGAAACGCCCGGACACACCGCGGGCGGCGTCTGCTATTTGATCGAAGGGAATCTGTACTCCGGCGACACGCTCTTTTGCCTGTCATACGGTAACGTGAATTTCCCGACGGGGGACGAGCAGGATCTGCTATGCTCGATCGCGAACGAGCTTTTCGAACTGCCGGACGAAACCCCCGTCTATTGCGGTCACTCGAACGGCTTTCCCGAAAAAGAGATCGCCCCCGGCGTCTTCGAGGCGGCGCCCGACACGAAAATAGGAACGGAAAAAGTATGCAACCCGATCTTGGATCTGTTATGA
- the recJ gene encoding single-stranded-DNA-specific exonuclease RecJ has translation MDKVKAFSAELGVSPLFADILLSRGIETANAAKTFLHPSADDLTDPFSLAGMKEVVARIREAIAGKEKIVVYGDYDCDGIMATSILSGYLSSIGADVEYYIPNRFENGYGLNVEALEEIAETYFPDLIITVDCGTSSVKEAEYLSEDLAIDLIVTDHHTLPDVLPNAILLNPKLTPESPAADLCGAGVAFKIVQALGGLDDAMKYVDFAAIATIADVVPLTRENRTIAYLGLKKINSRASLNKGLRMLIESCDFKSELTATDVSFTLAPRINAIGRISDAKEVVRLFISDEYIELEGLVEKLKVQNELRRSLEAQELKEAYDLLKDVDLATHKLIFLYNESWNIGVIGLIAGKISKRFHRPTVILGGEDILKGSARSPEGIDIYKILKSAESVLEGFGGHKAAAGLSVKPENALEARRLMDAYIDETYPNSAFEEKAEASYEIASEEITVAFADELNLLEPTGEGNPKPTFRISSASCALSPMSNPAHAKAALNKSAELVAFGVPYLSEGVSAGVRYDLIAKCGKNVYKNKETVQMKVCSVVPTGYEIGSDLYAYNRYLRSNLYAEAPCEFTPISFKEAKDAFYDDDFCTLFIAFSSATVSSFQNSLGEKKLPVSYAQPHGEPANALVIAPDFDLCAYRRVVLLDTPLTKGYISHLSKISNAEIYVVTDNYPFKQIFASIDFSRDSLFVAYGAIRRFVFSGNAAASPIELASKTASSAAAFLAKFYALYESGSLKIGQGFALSPQEFREPSDSLLYRRICALKSKNENV, from the coding sequence ATGGATAAGGTTAAAGCGTTCTCGGCGGAACTCGGCGTTTCGCCGCTTTTTGCCGATATTCTTTTGTCGCGCGGGATCGAAACCGCAAATGCCGCGAAGACCTTCTTGCATCCTTCGGCGGATGATCTGACCGATCCTTTTTCTCTCGCGGGAATGAAAGAGGTCGTCGCGCGAATCCGTGAAGCGATCGCGGGGAAGGAAAAGATCGTCGTCTACGGCGATTACGACTGCGACGGGATCATGGCGACTTCCATCCTTTCAGGGTATCTTTCTTCGATCGGCGCGGACGTTGAATACTATATCCCGAATCGCTTTGAAAACGGTTATGGACTTAACGTCGAAGCCCTTGAAGAAATTGCCGAAACCTATTTCCCCGATCTGATCATAACGGTGGATTGCGGCACCTCTTCCGTAAAAGAAGCGGAGTACCTTTCCGAAGATCTCGCGATCGATCTCATCGTGACCGATCACCACACGCTTCCCGACGTCCTCCCGAATGCGATTCTTTTGAACCCCAAACTGACGCCTGAGAGTCCCGCCGCGGATCTCTGCGGAGCGGGCGTCGCGTTTAAGATCGTTCAGGCGCTCGGCGGCTTGGACGACGCGATGAAGTACGTCGATTTCGCCGCGATCGCGACGATCGCGGACGTCGTCCCGTTGACGCGGGAAAACCGAACGATCGCGTATCTCGGGCTGAAAAAGATCAATTCGCGCGCAAGTTTGAATAAAGGGCTTCGGATGCTCATCGAATCCTGCGATTTCAAATCCGAGCTGACCGCCACCGACGTAAGTTTTACGCTTGCGCCGCGCATTAACGCGATCGGACGTATATCCGACGCGAAAGAGGTCGTTCGGCTCTTTATCTCGGATGAATACATAGAGCTCGAAGGTCTCGTGGAAAAACTGAAAGTGCAAAACGAGCTTCGCAGGTCTCTCGAAGCGCAGGAACTCAAAGAAGCCTACGACCTTTTGAAAGACGTCGATCTCGCGACGCATAAATTGATCTTCCTTTATAACGAATCTTGGAATATCGGCGTGATCGGACTGATCGCGGGTAAGATCAGCAAGCGCTTTCATCGCCCGACCGTGATTCTCGGGGGAGAGGATATCTTGAAGGGGAGCGCGCGTTCGCCCGAAGGGATCGACATCTATAAGATTTTGAAAAGCGCGGAAAGCGTCCTCGAAGGATTCGGCGGTCACAAAGCCGCGGCGGGGCTTTCCGTAAAGCCCGAAAACGCGCTCGAAGCGCGACGATTGATGGACGCTTATATCGACGAGACTTATCCGAATTCCGCGTTCGAAGAGAAGGCGGAGGCATCGTATGAGATCGCTTCGGAAGAAATAACGGTCGCTTTTGCGGACGAACTCAATCTTTTGGAACCGACGGGCGAAGGCAACCCGAAACCGACGTTCCGAATCTCGTCTGCGTCTTGCGCGCTTTCTCCGATGAGTAACCCCGCGCATGCGAAAGCCGCGCTGAATAAGAGCGCGGAGCTCGTCGCATTCGGCGTACCGTATCTCTCGGAAGGCGTCTCCGCGGGTGTGCGATACGATCTGATCGCGAAATGCGGAAAGAACGTCTATAAGAATAAAGAAACCGTCCAAATGAAGGTCTGTTCCGTCGTTCCGACGGGATATGAGATCGGCTCGGATCTTTACGCCTATAATCGCTACCTTCGCTCCAATCTGTATGCGGAAGCCCCTTGCGAGTTTACGCCGATTTCCTTTAAGGAAGCGAAGGACGCTTTTTACGACGACGATTTTTGTACGTTGTTTATCGCGTTTTCTTCCGCTACGGTTTCCTCGTTTCAGAATTCGCTCGGAGAGAAAAAACTCCCCGTTTCTTACGCGCAGCCGCACGGCGAACCCGCGAACGCGCTCGTGATCGCGCCTGACTTCGATCTTTGCGCGTATCGTCGCGTCGTCTTGCTCGATACGCCGCTGACGAAGGGCTATATTTCTCATTTAAGCAAAATTTCGAATGCGGAGATCTACGTCGTTACGGATAATTATCCCTTTAAGCAAATCTTCGCTTCGATCGATTTTTCGAGAGATTCTCTTTTCGTCGCATACGGAGCGATCCGTCGATTCGTTTTCTCCGGAAACGCGGCGGCGTCCCCGATCGAACTCGCTTCCAAAACCGCGTCTTCCGCGGCGGCGTTTCTCGCGAAGTTTTACGCGCTTTACGAAAGCGGCTCTTTGAAGATCGGGCAGGGCTTCGCGCTCTCTCCGCAGGAATTCAGAGAACCCTCGGATTCTCTCTTGTACAGGCGCATTTGCGCGCTTAAAAGCAAAAATGAAAACGTATAA
- the secF gene encoding protein translocase subunit SecF, translating to MTKGNKSFSIRKIDLSSYNVHFLPKYRIWFAIPLVIVLVAVIVFSIFSVVGKDVENGMNLGIDFTGGTVMTVTVGNELDDQAAYDTYSKDFRKMIEDQGFNVSYIQKSGNGADAAVLLKYQNSASDIEESNQKLKDSIAEKYNNITADDISLESISASSAKDLLKKAIISLVVIFAVMLVYIAIRFELWSGLSALCALIHDVVMMVAFTIIFHIEVNTTYVAAVITIVAYSINNTIVVFDRLRENMRLAPKVGKVPLEQYTEEAVNSTFTRSAVSSLTTMIPVLLLGIFGVTSLKQFAWPIMFGLIGGTYSSLILAPTIYVMIRRAIIDHKNKKLNTVTYDKPSKKQKDELSDVLSQRKRNNA from the coding sequence ATGACTAAGGGCAACAAGAGTTTCAGTATCAGAAAAATAGACCTCAGTTCGTATAACGTCCACTTCCTGCCGAAGTATCGCATTTGGTTTGCGATCCCCCTCGTCATCGTCCTCGTCGCAGTCATCGTCTTTTCGATCTTTTCCGTCGTCGGTAAGGACGTCGAGAACGGAATGAATCTCGGTATCGACTTCACGGGCGGCACGGTTATGACCGTAACCGTCGGAAATGAGCTTGACGATCAAGCGGCGTATGACACTTACAGCAAAGATTTCCGCAAAATGATCGAAGATCAGGGATTTAACGTCAGCTATATCCAAAAGAGCGGAAACGGAGCGGATGCGGCGGTGCTTTTGAAATATCAAAACAGCGCGTCGGATATCGAAGAGTCCAACCAAAAACTCAAAGATTCGATCGCCGAAAAGTATAATAACATTACTGCGGACGATATTTCTCTCGAATCCATCAGCGCGTCTTCGGCGAAAGACCTTTTGAAGAAAGCGATTATTTCTCTCGTCGTTATCTTTGCGGTCATGCTCGTCTATATCGCGATCCGTTTCGAGCTTTGGAGCGGACTCTCCGCGCTTTGCGCTTTGATTCACGACGTCGTGATGATGGTCGCGTTTACGATCATCTTCCATATCGAAGTCAACACGACTTACGTCGCCGCGGTCATTACGATCGTCGCGTACTCGATCAACAACACGATCGTCGTGTTCGACCGTTTGCGTGAGAATATGCGCCTTGCGCCGAAGGTCGGCAAAGTCCCCCTCGAACAGTACACGGAAGAGGCGGTCAACTCCACCTTTACCCGTTCCGCCGTTTCTTCGTTGACGACGATGATCCCGGTCCTTCTTCTCGGTATTTTCGGCGTGACGAGCTTAAAGCAGTTCGCTTGGCCGATTATGTTCGGTTTGATCGGCGGTACCTATTCTTCGTTGATCCTCGCGCCTACGATCTACGTTATGATCCGCCGCGCGATCATCGATCACAAGAATAAGAAGCTCAACACCGTGACGTATGACAAACCTTCCAAAAAGCAAAAGGATGAGTTGTCCGACGTCCTCAGTCAGAGAAAGCGTAACAACGCGTAA